In the genome of Perca flavescens isolate YP-PL-M2 unplaced genomic scaffold, PFLA_1.0 EPR50_1.1_unplaced_scaf_106, whole genome shotgun sequence, the window gttgtgttttgggtgttttatttttgtatatagtgtggtgttttgggtgttttattttgtatatagtgttgtgttttgggtgttttatatttgtatatagtgtggtgttttggatgttttattttgtatatagtgtggtgttttgggtgttttattttgtatatagtgtggtgttttgggtgttttattttgtatatagtgtggtgttttgggtgtttttattttgtatatagtgtggtgttttgggtgttttattttgtatatagtgttgtgttttgggtgttttatatttgtatatagtgtggtgttttgggtgttttattttgtatatagtgtggtgttttgggtgttttattttttgtatatagtgtggtgttttgggtgttttatttttgtacataGTGtcgtgttttgggtgttttattttgtatatagtgtggtgttttgggtgttttatatttgtatatagtgtggtgttttgggtgtttttattttgtatatagtgtggtgttttattttgtatataagtgtggtgttttgggtgttttattttgtatatagtgtggtgttttgggtgttttatatttgtatatagtgtggtgttttgggtgttttatgttgtatatagtgtggtgttttgggtgttttattttgtatatagtgtggtgttttgggtgttttattttgtacatagtgtcgtgttttgggtgttttattttgtacatagtgtggtgttttgggtgttttatgttgtatatagtgtggtgttttgggtgttttattttgtatatagtgtggtgttttattttgtatatagtgtggtgttttgggtgttttattttgtatatagtgtggtgttttgggtgttttatgttgtatatagtgtggtgttttgggtgttttattttgtatatagtgtggtgttttgggtgttttattttgtatatagtgttgtgttttgggtgttttattttgtatatagtgtggtgttttgggtgttttattttgtatatagtgttgtgttttgggtgttttattttgtatatagtgtggtgttttgggtgttttattttgtatatagtgtggtgttttgggtgttttattttgtatatagtgtggtgttttgggtgttttattttgtatatagtgttgtgttttgggtgttttatgttgtatatagtgtggtgttttggatgttttattttgtatatagtgtggtgttttgggtgttttattttgtatatagtgtggtgttttgggtgttttattttgtatatagtgtggtgttttgggtgttttattttgtatatagtgtggtgttttgggtgttttatgttgtatatagtgtggtgttttgggtgttttattttgtatatagtgtggtgttttgggtgttttattttgtatatagtgtggtgttttgggtgttttattttgtacatagtgtcgtgttttgggtgttttattttgtatatagtgtggtgttttgggtgttttattttgtatatagtgtggtgttttgggtgttttattttatatagtatggtgttgtggtgttttattttgtatatagtgtggtgttttgggtgtttttttttgtatatagtgtggtgttttgggtgttttattttgtatatagtgtggtgttttgggtgttttatgttgtatatagtgtggtgttttgggtgttttattttgtatatagtgtggtgttttgggtgttttattttgtatatagtgtggtgttttgggtgttttattttgtatatagtgtggtgttttgggtgttttattttgtatatagtgtggtgttttgggtgttttattttgtatataatgtggtgttttgggtgttttatgttgtatatagtgtggtgttttgggtgttttattttgtatatagtgtggtgttttgggtgttttatgttgtatatagtgttgtgttttgggtgttttattttgtatatagtgtggtgttttgggtgttttattttgtatatagtgtggtgttttgggtgttttattttgtatatagtgtggtgttttgggtgttttattttgtatatagtgtggtgttttgggtgttttattttgtatatagtgtggtgttttgggtgttttattttgtatatagtgtggtgttttgggtgttttatgttgtatatagtgtggtgttttgggtgttttatgttgtatatagtgtggtgttttggtttGCCTGGCACAGAACTGAAGACTCCTCCCAGTGCACCTGAGGCAGATCTCATCAGGAGAGATGCTGGAGGAACACGGAACGCGCTCCACATCTTGTATTATGAATGGCTGAGACagaaggaggaaagaggagcgGAGAAAGAGTGAAAAAGAAACGTTGGGGACGGGCAGGACAGCGGAGCCGGAGCCGGAGGACAGCTGAGGATGTTTGGAGGATCGGCGCGTTGGCGTTGTGCGAGTGTGATTTGGGCAAAACTAGAAAATCTGATTTCAACCAGTCTATAGAGAACGGGACTACAGTCTTTACCCTTTTCTGTTTGAGGGAGGGGGGAAGAGGGCCAACGCGCCGATCCGCTGTCCTGCCCGTCTATCTGTGCTCCGTCCCCAACGTTTCTTTTTCGCTCTCTATCcgctcctctttcctccttgtGTCTCAGCCattcataatacaaaataaaacacccgaaacaccacactatatacaacatAAGACAACTCTGGCTGCCTGGCTCCACtttgtgacatatatacatgtaaaaagtataaatataggctataaaatatgaagaagaattatctcgtggccacgagatagttataataatttttttttgacaaagtgggaccaGGGGGGCTTTTGTCAAATATTTTGTAAATTCTTTTGGGACTTTTTCTTGAATTTctatttcaaaagaaaattgTACGACTTGCTCAAAGTCATCCgaatttttgtcaatttttttttttacctttttttcttaATAGGTttgaacttttttgtttttgaaaatgttgtcaAATTATTTGGGACTTTTTCCTcagtatgtctgtgtttgttccGACAGGAGAACCCGTTCAGGGACCGGATCGTGGAGACGTTCTCCGAGGACGGACTCGGGAACCTCAGCTTCAACGACTTCGTCGACATGTTTTCTGCTCTCTGCGAAACTTCTCCCAGAGAACTCAAAACCATCTACGCCTTCAAGATCTACGGTGAGACCTTTAGACCCTAAAaatatattctgacttttttctcaaaatattccaAATTCTAACATGTTGTTCTGTTGTTGTCTGTTGACAAACACACCATGGACTTTATGTCTGCAACCTAATTTCCCTACAGGGACAATAAACTAATTAAGaatcatttcttcttctttcttcgcaacatattcatattttttttcggATTTTTCTCTCAAAAGTCACTTtaatgttttgactttttttttctcagtatcGCCGACTACTTTTCAAAACTTTAATACCTTTTCTCTCCCAAAAAATTCTAACTTTTTCCTCAAAAGAGTTTAGACTTTTTCCCTTCGGACTGCCTGTTCTAgcaacagattctcactcccatctggtaaaatacggatgcttggtcaggtgacCTTTGGTCAGGTGACCTTTGGTCAGGTGACCTTTGGTCAGGTgacctttggcgttgttattgacgctaaaagtctcctttagcgtcatataacgCACTCTATCTAAacgtgcttggtcgggactattggcgtcactttcgATGCTGTTATGTTCAGGAGAAGCTCGTGGGCGGGCTTACTGTGGGTTTCTGTGACACGCgggaataacgggacggttaaagaCACGCGCGGGACTCGATCCCCCggtctcctggatgaaagtcctgAGTCTGACCCATCCTccccccccgaccaacctccctacgagGTATTCCCCCCCCTTACATATTACTCTCTAAAGCctgtggagctgctgctctccgCGGTACCTTCTACTAACACGCTGAAAGGGGATTTTTTTTCATcgcttcagacgctgacagccactgtccaaaatATTTCATCTTTTTCTCAATTTTACAACTTTTCTCAATTTTTTCCCCGTAAAAATATTCCGACTTTTGTCTCGaaatattttgtctttttcttaatTTTACAACTTTTGTCAATGCGTCGAAAAGGCAACAAATTAATACTTACTTAATACTTTTTCTCTCCCAAAAGATTCTAACTTTAGAATTATTTTTCTCAATTTTACAACTTTTAGCAACTTTTTCCCCATGAAAATATTCCGACTTTTGTCTCAAAATATTTTGTCCTTTGAGAACGGGTTGATTCTAGCGTCAACCTTTGTGTCTGATGTCACTCTGCTGTAACGTTGTGCTTCTCCGGTCCAGACTTCAACAGGGACAGCTTCATCTGTAAGGAGGATCTGAGGAAGACTCTGAACAAGCTGACTAAAGGAGATTTAACCCCCGAAGAAGTCACGCTGGTCTGTGACAAATCCATCGAGGAGGCCGACCTGGACGGAGACTCCAAGCTCTCCTTCTCCGACTTCGAGAACATGATCTCGAAGGCTCCGGACTTCCTGAGGTACGCCGCTTATAACCACCTGTTACCGTAGTAAAAGTCCTACATTCAAAACTTTACTgcagttaaagtcctgcattcaaaaactACTAAAAGTCTTCATTCTGCAGAATAATCTCTATAAAATTATTGTATTAGAACATTGAAGTTGTCAAAGTACTTCAAATTAAAGAAAGAGTCAAAA includes:
- the LOC114551484 gene encoding calcium and integrin-binding family member 2-like — encoded protein: MELHSRYRELAPHLVPLDYTNNPDIRVPLALIVAMPELKENPFRDRIVETFSEDGLGNLSFNDFVDMFSALCETSPRELKTIYAFKIYDFNRDSFICKEDLRKTLNKLTKGDLTPEEVTLVCDKSIEEADLDGDSKLSFSDFENMISKAPDFLSNFHVRI